A DNA window from Bacteroidales bacterium contains the following coding sequences:
- a CDS encoding HK97 family phage prohead protease translates to MSIFIVSDETINSYDFIVKTDGIDLSAFTRNPVMLFDHDSSKLIGTWKNLRKENKQLLAEPDFDMDDPEAVKLAKKVEKGILKGASVGLIALEFNKQDIGDKSIITLSKSILKEISLTALPSNQNALRLYDADGVLLSAEDIKLSLNRKFNLNIEIMNQPLITLLGLQSDATDTHVIDAVKKMQNELSQLRTKVQDYENKEKSRLAADIKSMIDLAVQQGKLKEELRVELQAMAEKDFESAKKFIEKLSVSKPTEHINTQSSGNMPEREKWTFHDWRKKDPKGLLELKANEPEKYAEILKRV, encoded by the coding sequence ATGAGTATTTTTATAGTAAGCGACGAAACCATTAATTCGTATGATTTTATTGTTAAAACAGACGGAATTGATTTATCGGCATTTACACGAAATCCGGTAATGTTATTTGACCATGATAGCAGTAAATTAATTGGTACGTGGAAAAATTTACGTAAAGAAAATAAACAGTTGCTTGCCGAACCAGATTTTGACATGGACGACCCTGAAGCTGTTAAATTGGCTAAAAAAGTAGAAAAAGGAATATTAAAAGGTGCTTCGGTTGGATTAATTGCTCTCGAATTTAACAAACAAGATATTGGTGATAAAAGTATTATCACATTATCAAAATCTATATTAAAAGAAATATCACTTACTGCATTACCATCAAATCAAAATGCATTGCGTTTATATGATGCAGATGGTGTACTATTATCGGCAGAAGATATTAAACTCTCTTTGAATCGAAAATTTAATTTAAACATAGAAATTATGAACCAACCATTAATTACTTTATTGGGATTGCAATCGGATGCAACCGATACCCATGTTATTGATGCCGTAAAAAAAATGCAAAACGAACTGAGTCAGTTACGTACTAAAGTTCAAGATTATGAAAACAAAGAAAAGTCTCGTCTTGCTGCCGATATTAAAAGCATGATTGACCTTGCCGTGCAACAAGGTAAGTTAAAAGAAGAACTGCGAGTTGAATTACAAGCTATGGCTGAAAAAGATTTTGAATCGGCTAAAAAGTTTATCGAAAAACTATCTGTCAGCAAACCAACTGAACACATTAATACTCAATCGAGCGGTAATATGCCTGAACGAGAAAAATGGACATTCCACGATTGGCGAAAAAAAGACCCGAAAGGCTTATTAGAATTGAAAGCCAATGAACCTGAAAAGTATGCAGAAATTTTAAAACGTGTTTAA
- a CDS encoding DUF1320 family protein: MIFLKHDDFSVTIDDNLLNQIIKNQPALLDSIELMAIAEMQSYIASRFDVANIFSKQGNQRNQLIVLYLIDMILYHLHARVSPRNISQLRVDRYNQAIEWLKMASTGIIQPDLPLKADTQGNADDRLKWGSNTKLNQRY; this comes from the coding sequence ATGATATTCTTAAAACACGATGATTTTAGCGTAACGATTGATGATAATCTGCTTAACCAAATTATCAAAAATCAACCTGCTTTGCTCGATAGCATTGAACTGATGGCTATTGCCGAGATGCAATCATATATTGCAAGTCGTTTCGATGTCGCTAATATCTTTAGTAAACAAGGCAATCAACGTAATCAGCTTATTGTTTTGTATTTAATCGATATGATATTATATCATCTTCATGCTCGTGTATCGCCACGAAATATAAGCCAATTACGTGTAGATAGATATAATCAAGCTATTGAATGGCTAAAAATGGCTTCCACCGGAATTATTCAACCTGATTTGCCATTAAAAGCAGACACACAAGGAAATGCCGATGATAGATTAAAATGGGGCAGTAATACTAAACTTAATCAACGATATTAG
- a CDS encoding DUF935 family protein: MGIFDFLKSKKEAEVQLRNQPKALPSTVVIQNIKARAQKDIKDWRNALNMAEKSDNPRRYMLIDIYREIMLDTHLSAQIDLRKNRVLGASFQVYDNNNKPNTDITWMLKQPAIQDIISYMLDALFYGHSLIQIDEVIPNQINKVSLVPRQHIVPELGLLLKNPNDSNGINYRIYKDFQNYIIESPNNTDLGLLAKVVPYVLYKRFAFAAWSEFAELFGNPIRVAKTNVRDTTMTNRLYNMMKDMGSLFFAVIDKDEDINFIETTRSNGEVFQSLIELCNNEISKLINGAVVGENNTEGSRAKEQVGYTISQDITNADKHYIEQCMNKIVFPILIYHGYPLQNYTFAYDEQIDMDKLWNNTYQALQYYNIDTEWIKERFGIPVLERLQNQSLSDSRFFD; this comes from the coding sequence ATGGGAATTTTCGATTTTTTAAAATCCAAAAAAGAAGCAGAAGTTCAACTTCGCAATCAGCCTAAAGCACTGCCTTCAACGGTCGTTATTCAGAATATTAAAGCTCGTGCTCAAAAAGACATAAAAGACTGGCGAAATGCACTTAATATGGCTGAAAAAAGCGACAATCCTCGCCGTTACATGCTTATAGATATATACAGAGAAATTATGCTTGATACCCATTTATCAGCTCAAATTGATTTGCGTAAAAACAGAGTTCTTGGTGCATCATTTCAGGTTTATGATAATAATAATAAACCAAATACTGACATAACTTGGATGCTTAAACAACCTGCCATACAAGACATTATATCATATATGCTCGATGCTCTGTTTTATGGACATAGTCTTATTCAGATTGACGAAGTTATTCCAAATCAAATCAATAAAGTTAGCTTAGTTCCTCGTCAACATATCGTTCCCGAATTAGGATTATTGCTTAAAAACCCGAACGACAGTAATGGTATCAATTATCGCATCTATAAAGATTTTCAAAATTATATTATAGAAAGCCCTAATAATACAGATTTGGGGTTATTGGCAAAAGTTGTTCCTTATGTATTATATAAGCGTTTTGCATTTGCAGCATGGAGCGAATTTGCCGAACTGTTCGGAAATCCTATCAGAGTTGCCAAGACCAATGTTAGAGATACAACTATGACCAATCGCCTGTATAATATGATGAAGGATATGGGCTCACTCTTTTTTGCCGTCATCGACAAAGATGAAGATATAAACTTTATCGAAACTACTCGAAGCAATGGTGAAGTATTTCAATCGTTGATTGAACTATGCAATAATGAAATCAGTAAACTTATCAATGGTGCCGTTGTTGGTGAGAATAATACTGAAGGAAGCCGCGCCAAAGAACAGGTAGGATATACCATTTCGCAAGACATAACCAATGCCGACAAACATTACATTGAACAATGCATGAATAAGATTGTATTCCCTATACTTATATATCATGGTTATCCGTTGCAAAATTATACATTTGCTTATGATGAGCAAATTGATATGGATAAACTATGGAATAATACGTATCAGGCTTTGCAATATTATAATATAGATACTGAATGGATTAAAGAACGATTTGGCATACCGGTATTAGAAAGATTACAAAATCAATCATTATCCGATAGCCGTTTTTTCGACTAA
- the terL gene encoding phage terminase large subunit: protein MKFSDKIAIERFRQRCRLIALATEGVPLQENKEDKERRIKSLLNDYNAFSKYYFPQWTSVDNAPFHLYAARKIAANKKLMAVFEWARGHAKSTHFDIMIPMWLKARGELHVMVLVGKNEQNAITLLSDLQAELENNQRYIHDFGEQVLTGNWEEGRFATKDNCGFFALGRGQSPRGLRYKQYRPDYIVLDDIDDDELVRNPARVDKLTDWALQALYFTMDMGRGRFIIVGNRIANRSVLANIAEKNSVYHHKVNALNYDSTPSWAAKYSIAEIEEVIQKIGYRAAQKELFNNPITEGAVFKKDWLRFAPILDYYQYDAIIGYCDPSFKNSATSDYKAIMIVGKKATQYHILECFVRKCTVSEMVRWLYDYNDRMPNRAVAQYYMEANFIQDLILNEFDEEGKARGYLLPIRADHRKKPDKFARIEAISPLFERGFVIINEAIKNKPDTQVFIEQLLSFEKGSNQHDDAPDALEGAVWLLNKYCTQKEYVPLIHQRNNRRF from the coding sequence ATGAAGTTCAGCGATAAAATAGCCATTGAACGTTTTCGTCAGCGGTGCCGGTTGATAGCTCTGGCTACCGAAGGAGTTCCTTTACAGGAAAATAAAGAAGATAAAGAACGACGTATTAAATCGTTACTTAATGATTATAATGCATTTAGCAAATATTACTTTCCACAATGGACATCCGTCGATAACGCTCCGTTTCACTTATATGCTGCACGCAAAATTGCAGCTAATAAAAAACTAATGGCTGTATTCGAATGGGCACGCGGACATGCCAAGAGTACACATTTTGACATTATGATTCCTATGTGGCTAAAAGCACGTGGCGAATTGCACGTAATGGTGCTGGTGGGTAAAAACGAGCAGAATGCCATAACATTATTAAGTGATTTACAAGCTGAGCTCGAAAATAATCAACGCTATATACACGATTTTGGCGAACAGGTATTAACAGGAAACTGGGAAGAGGGACGTTTTGCAACTAAAGATAATTGCGGTTTTTTTGCTCTAGGTCGTGGTCAATCTCCACGTGGACTTCGATATAAACAATATCGCCCCGATTACATTGTGCTGGACGATATTGATGACGATGAACTGGTTCGTAATCCTGCACGAGTAGATAAACTCACAGATTGGGCTTTGCAGGCACTCTATTTTACTATGGACATGGGTAGAGGACGGTTTATTATCGTTGGCAATCGGATTGCCAATCGAAGTGTTTTAGCCAATATAGCCGAAAAAAACAGCGTCTATCATCACAAAGTAAACGCTCTGAATTATGATAGTACACCTTCATGGGCAGCCAAATATTCAATTGCTGAAATTGAAGAAGTAATACAGAAAATTGGCTATCGAGCTGCTCAAAAGGAACTGTTCAATAATCCCATAACCGAAGGGGCGGTATTTAAAAAAGACTGGTTGCGTTTTGCTCCTATTTTGGATTATTATCAATACGATGCTATCATTGGTTATTGCGACCCGAGTTTTAAAAACTCTGCAACCAGCGATTATAAAGCTATTATGATCGTGGGCAAAAAGGCAACACAATATCATATACTTGAATGTTTTGTACGTAAATGTACGGTTAGCGAAATGGTTCGCTGGCTCTATGATTATAACGACAGAATGCCTAACCGGGCAGTTGCTCAATACTACATGGAAGCTAATTTTATACAGGACTTAATATTGAACGAATTCGATGAAGAGGGGAAAGCACGTGGATACCTATTGCCCATTCGTGCCGACCATCGCAAAAAGCCCGATAAGTTTGCCCGTATCGAAGCAATTAGCCCACTATTTGAGCGTGGTTTTGTTATTATTAATGAGGCAATTAAAAACAAACCTGACACACAGGTATTTATTGAACAATTATTGTCGTTTGAAAAAGGTAGCAATCAGCACGATGATGCACCTGATGCACTGGAAGGTGCCGTATGGCTGCTAAATAAATATTGCACACAAAAAGAATATGTACCATTAATTCATCAACGAAACAACAGGAGGTTTTAA
- a CDS encoding N-acetylmuramoyl-L-alanine amidase, which yields MRNINYIVVHCTATPQNTTIESIQKYWREVLKWHAPGYHYIIKSSGELVQLLPIEQVSNGVAGYNSQCINIAYIGGVDNNGKPIDNRTPAQKDMLLKLLKQLKQQFPKAIIQGHRDFPGVKKACPSFDAKDEYKNI from the coding sequence ATGCGAAATATTAATTACATAGTCGTTCATTGTACGGCAACACCACAGAATACAACCATCGAAAGCATTCAAAAATACTGGCGTGAAGTACTTAAATGGCATGCACCCGGTTATCATTATATCATTAAATCATCGGGCGAATTAGTTCAATTATTGCCTATTGAACAGGTGAGTAATGGCGTGGCAGGATACAACTCTCAATGTATCAATATTGCATATATCGGCGGCGTTGATAACAACGGAAAACCCATCGACAACCGTACTCCTGCACAAAAAGACATGCTTTTAAAACTGCTAAAACAATTAAAACAACAGTTTCCCAAAGCCATTATTCAAGGACATCGTGATTTCCCTGGTGTAAAAAAGGCATGCCCCAGTTTTGATGCCAAAGACGAATACAAAAACATATAA